The region gtctcctgcagtgagtcagtcctcatagagccccatgttaaaatgtctaactttacagctgcagttcctccagtgtccactagagtctgtctcctgcagtgagtcagtcctcacaGAGCAGCCCCTCAATCTTCCCTCTTTTTTCCTTTCCATCTCTCCCggcccctcctccacctctacACCTCCTTATCCGTTAAAAGTCATCATCGTTTTCCTGGAAGCTGACCCGTCCCCAGTTACTGTAAATGTCTCCTTGGTGAAGGTGAAGCCGACAGGAAACAGGATTTATGGGTCAGTCTGTCACTACCTGTTCAGTGGGGCAGAACACACTCTCTCAGCCAATCGTCGGTTAATTAGTTTAACACTCGCTCTTCTGACTGGAGTCATTAGAACCATCAACGTCCTGATGACGTATCCAGAATGAGATCCagaaaacagcgacaaaaacgtctcctccttactttaactctctgatccaggtctacactccctccccccccactacgctctgccaatgaaaggcgtctgatccaaccttcacaacagggtcctaagtctctgactagactcttctcctctgtcgcccccccggtggtggaatgaacttccaaactccatgtgatctgcagagtccctctgcacctttaagaaaaagctaaagacccagctctttcatgaatacctactaacttaatgatgatggtctccatattattgatgatgatgatggtaatgacgatggtttctgtttgataacgacgacttataagatggtttctatactgattagagctctcaagaactgccctcaatgttgtgctttgcctctggtcacttcctgtcagcacctgtgtgaccaatcagactcaaagctgatcgtttgctcttactgacattgttcccttttttctagatccttgcttgtgttgttcttactctctgatgtccgTGAATTGTAGAGTTGTAGCACCTGAAGCATTGAAAGAAGGACGTACGAGAGGCTGTCTCCCTCTCTCGATGGATTTACTTCATTTACTTAATCCAATAATCACATCCCTGGTGCAGcactttctttttctacttCTGCACCTCGTTTAACTTCctgtgcaatatatttatctgatGCCACTGTGACACCTGAATGTTGTttacttaaaaacacatttccacacATTGTTGGATGATGTAAAGAGACAATAACATATCTTCTATGTTGCtcctctgattacctgcagagcATGTGTGGAGACACGACGTGTTCAGCTGAGGGGCAGAGAGCGAGGGGAGGTCGACACTTTACTGAACGCAGAGGTCGATCATATAGACAGGAAGAATGCTGAACATGGCTGGAAAGTAAACGTGAGCATAAATGAACCTCTTAGAGTCCATTTGAGGGAAACACATTGTTCTCCTGTAAAACCTGAAGCTGCCTTCTGTCTCCTCTCGGCTCGTTGTTCAGCACGATGACTCTGATTGCTTTGTAACCACTTCATCAGAGTTATTACAGAGGAGTCTGATTCACAGAGGGACAGACATCACCGAGGTCTGAACAGGCCTGTTGCCATGGGGATGTGCTACGAGGCTGCCTCCCCGTTGACATCCCATTGCTCAATGCCGCGGCGACCTTTACCCAGAGATAAATCATTCAGCGGCCTGCCCGTGGACACGACTTTAACGAGATTCTGTCACCTGGCTGAACACAGCGAGAGCGGTGGCGTCCTCCTGCCCCGACAAGCCGAACCGATTCaatcagaggaagaagaaaaaaaaacatccagtgtCATAAAAGGAGAAAATAGTCACCTCTGTGCGAACAGCAGAATCCCTGAGAACCAACAAAAGAACCAAATCATCCCCGTTCGGATCCAAACATACGACCAGGAACATCCCGAGGAGAACTCCTCTTCAGTCAGTCAGAGTTCAACACCCACAACATGGCAGGGACCTGCTGTGTGTTCAGCTCCTGCAGGCTACAAATATGTGAAGACAAATCTCCTGAAAGAGAGAGCATTGATCTCCAACTAACCCTAAAGAAAAATCCATCACCACTTCATCACAGATAAATATCTCTCTCTGGATGCTCCACAAAGACGATACAAAGGACACAGAATCTATTTATTtgacacatctttaaaaatagCGTTTCACAGCCTACTCCAACTGGCGGGATACCGCAGGGTTCAGCTCTTGGCTCaccctcttttctctttacatGCTCCCTCTCCGTCATAAAATGTCTGAGGatagatttttttatataaGTACTTAAGATATCTTGGAAAGTGTCTCAAGAACCTcacaagctttatttaaatggaCATAAACAGAAGTCCCTGAAGAACCACCGACGATTTCAGCTCGGATTTTTACTCTACTTTGCAAAtaaactttaaaggagcagtatgtaactctgacacctagtgtttaaaatgggtactgcagtctaaattctaaacatcatagagagctgtctccccccccccccctcctctctagagtccatgctcacacaggtcaccatgtggtggactctgaagcttcagtgtttatccagctctgcatgggtctgtaaacctttctgtgttctaacctctctccatttttcaaaagcatctccaatattgatcctagtttgagcacgtttctgctcgtggagcttattagaaacatgcagaggctttttaggtcgggtacaatcacttctatctgaaccacttctcttgcccgcttccatcgctgcaacacctgttgacctgataactgctctcatatctgacaaaccaaggggcgtccaaaacggccgtgtgggggcgtgtcttaaaagcgcctaccttctctggtccaaacaaatccagagcattcaggagcagaatctaaagttagaaggaggacatactgcaGCTGATCAGCTCACAGACGTCTCAGGATTAAAGGAACTTTGAAGATTAATGTCGAGAGGAGGACACATTAGAAACTGACTCCTGATTTAATGACAGAGAGACGTGTTGAGCAGAATCAGTCACAGCAGAAATGACTTGTTGAGGTGATTTATGTCATGTGTTGACATGTGGAGGCCTGAACGCAGCCTGCAGCCCATCAGTCAGAGAGATGGAGTCTCAGTTCTGACTGACACGATCATCCCTCTCCACGTCTCACTCAGGATGTTTAAATACTCAGAGCAGCAGGGTCCATTACAGAAAACAACCAGAGGACTCTTCTGTTTGAACAGtgaatgaaatcaaaatgtGGAGATGATCCTGAAGGAAAGGTAACATGGACTTTAATATGTAAAGGGTTAATTCTCTGGAATGTGTGCACGCTCCAGAAAacggacccagtggggcagggcgccATCCTAACAGAGTGAAAATGTGGCGCTGATGGAACGTAGCACGCACAGACTTTGTAGGAATTGACAGTAAGTGTCACCTCTTTtgtatgaaaaagtaaaaaaagaaagatgttgtgtttgtccTCTTTAGAAATCTGTCCGCAGTATTCAACATCAAACATGACACAAAAAGCTGgattcagtttgtttctgtgcttTCAAAGTGTCCGgtctgaacatttaaaaagtcttcTGGACTCTCAGACGTTCTTTTGtttgacaggagaacaaaaaGCTGCTCACTGACATGTTAGAGAAACAGctccttactttattttaaaataaaagcacacaacaAGCCAAGTACTCTCAACTTAAGACAGTACACGAATAAATGGcgaacaacttttattttgaaatgcaaaatgcgATCCTCTATTGACCTTTTTTCCGATTAACTGcgattaaaaaattaaattagtttattttCCGTTTTATTGATTCTCAGTTGAAAATTCAAAGAACGAATGATTCATTGATTATATCCAATTCTGAtttagccttttggctaacctcacttttcacttcctgttaaagaTTGTGCATTTTAACTGATTTTATGCGACCTTTGAACTCTCAGTAATGACACACTTAATGACTGACGAGCGGGCAGCACGATGTTTGTTTATGATATTCATCGTCTCTGAATCAGGTTGAAAACATTCTTTGTTTGCTTCAGAGCTTTAATCTGCTTTTAAACTTCAAACACAGCGAGCTGATTAAAGTcagaacacacacctggacctctctgtctctgccttcaGGTGTTTTATGTCCTCTTGTAATCTGAGTGTCACATGATGCAGCAGGTTTCATGAAAACTGGGATAAACTCTGCAGGTGAAAAGACGGAGAGACTGCAGAGGGATTCTCCTCTCAGACCTGCAGCAGAGTCCGGCTCCgtccttcacttcctgtctgacagaGAGGCTCTGCTCGTAATGAGACCTCGATGAAATACAGCAGCACACCTGCTCACTTCAAAGCTGCAGATCTCGCCCTGCAGCGGAGAGCTCGCTCTGCAGccggcgaggaggaggaggaggagagattcCTCGTCCTCATCTCGTCTCTCAGAACTCATGTTGAAAGTGAAGGACTGTCCCCCCCGCCTGTTGGTTTTCAACTCTAAATTCAGCAGCGTCCTCGAGCCGAgagctttgtgacagtttgGTGTCGAGCACACAGCTCCGTCGTCTTCTAGATCAAACAGGTTTTAATGAAAACCTTGAAGTCTGAGTGTTTGTCTGCAGCAGAGAgtcagaaacactgaagctgAAGACTCTTAGTGACCCGCATCACGGCTTCATGGATCCCGGCTTCATGGATCCCGGCTTCATGGATCCCGTCTTCAGGGATCCCGTCTTCATGGATCCCGTCTTCAGGGATCCCGGCTTCATGGATTCCGTCTTCAGGGATCCCGTCTTCAGGGATCCCGGCTTCATGGATCCCGGCTTCATGGATCCCGTCTTCAGGGATCCCGTCTTCAGGGATCCCGGCTTCATGGATCCCGTCTTCAGGGATCCCGTCTTCAGGGATCCCGGCTTCATGGATCCCGTCTTCAGGGATCCCGGCTTCATGGATTCCGTCTTCAGGGATCCCGTCTTCAGGGATCCCGGCTTCATGGATCCCGTCTTCAGGGATCCCGGCTTCAGGGATCCCGGCTTCATGGATCCCGTCTTCAGGGATCCCGTCTTCAGGGATCCCGGCTTCATGGATTCCGTCTTCAGGGATCCCGTCTTCAGGGATCCCGGCTTCATGGATCCCGTCTTCAGGGATCCCGGCTTCATGGATCCCGGCTTCATGGATCCCGTCTTCAGGGATCCCGTCTTCAGGGATCCCGTCTTCAGGGATCCCGGCTTCATGGATCCCGGCTTCATGGATCCCGTCTTCAGGGATCCCGGCTTCAGGGATCCCGTCTTCAGGGATCCCGGCTTCATGGATCCCGGCTTCAGGGATCCCGTCTTCAGGGATCCCGGCTTCAGGGATCCTGGGGGGCctctctgattggatgaaaGTCTCTGAATCATTCAGCAGCTGGTCCGCTCTCCAGAAACCCATTACTACAAAGTTTGAGAACCTTACAGGGAACCTGGAAACATTCTCTAAAAGGTGCTTGAATGTAGATGCCAGAGAGAACCTTAATAAACGTGCTTaaaggagatttaaaaaatgcacattGGGAAACCTGGAAAAGGTGCTTGTGAACCTGGAAGAGTGAGCAGGCTGAAGATGCAAAAACAGTTTCCTGAAGTAGCTGCATAAAGGATGGAAGGATACCTTGAAACAGGCCCTTAAACAAGCCTTGAAACCTTAGAAAAGGGACTTGAAGGGGCCCCCCATCAGGTGCTTGACATCACCTTGAAGGTCAGGTAGTCAATGTTACCTTTGAACAGACACTCAAGGGACTCCTTGAACATTTTCTGTTGAAGGTTCACTGAAACAGACGAGGGCAGTTCACCTTGAGGACCCTTGAAATCCTCCAAAGGGATTCTCCAAACAGACTGTAGAGGGCGCCACACGGGAACCCACGGTGGTTAAAGAAGTGTTATCAGAACAGCTGAGCTATCCTTATAGAGACCCCCCCCCCGTGTCTCTCCACGTGTGATTGGAGGCTGAATAATTAAAAGTGACCTGATGGAGCGGCTCAGAGGGAATATCTGTTCAGCTCATTTATTCATAActctaaatattgtttttatcttgAAGTCACTTTGTACAGATCTTATTATTCTTCATGTTACAGAAACCTTTAAACACTGTGTCTGTATgaagcagccatgttggatctgctgctgtgtttctcttctctctttgattctcctctctctcctgctgctgtcacgACCCCGTTTCATCCTCTGGATCGATACAGTTTCATCTGATCAGATccagaggaggatgagagaaaACGAAGGCAGCGGAGGCGTCAGTGAAGTAAACAGTCGTCTCCCTCCGTCAGCGGCGTGTAAAAAGCCTGAAAACGTCTTTTGTGCTCACAGAAAAAAGACGCTTCAGatcaaataaagacacatcAGGGGTGAGGAACACGCTCGGCTCGGCTCGGGGATTTCAGGTGACGGCAGCGTTTTAATTGAAAAGAGAATTTAAGAAACATGTCACGTCCTGCGCTCCCTGAACGCATCGCCCCCTCCCTGCATGATTCTACCTGCTTCTCTCCTGAACTGTAACATCAGAGCgtctgagaaaaataaaaccgtttcccagcatgccttgCAGTCCTACCTGAGCAGGATGAGTTTCACCTTGGAGGCGGCGCTCTTAATGATGGCCGAGGCGTTCTGGTGACTCCGCCCGTACAGGACCTGGTTGTTgatctgacacacagacagaaagagagaaatgaatcatttatttattatattacttAATGTCAATTATTCTCATgctatgacatcacacattgaccttatgacatcacacattgaccttatgacatcacacattgaccttatgacatcacacattgacctttgtaaccgttcctttgagctgtttgacctcactttgggatccctaaccactttctgtttctgtgctaaacttcatgtcctaacttTCACTCTACAGGAAGGCCTtactatttttcaaaataaaagcacacaggaagtagagtactctcagcttaggacaggacaaaccttcaaaataaaagcctaaaaatgCAATAAATCGTAACAGGgcaggttgtggagggctttgtaggtgaggatgaggagtttgaagtggatacgctgtggggatggggagccagtggaggttatgaaggacgGGCGTGATGTGGTCAAgggtgcgggagtgtgtgagaaggcgagcagcagagttcttgatatgttgtggatttttttttagtgttttgggCGATGAAACGTCCATGAGAAAGAAAACGActtctttgattgtttttccaTCTTTGCAAAAGTCAGTTgcatgatgaaaatgttcagttatatcacatttttattatgcATGAAGCGGTTACATacatgcacagtgtgtgtgtgtgtgtgtgtgtgtgtgtgtgtgtgtgtcccttccCACAGTATGGATTTTCCTCTAATGCCTCtgtttgtatctttcatcaatgcagttagctgtgtgtgtgtgtgtctgtgtgtgtgtgtgtgtgtgtgtgtgtgtgtgtgtgtgtgtaatagtccAGGCTTTCCTCGCCGGCTGGGCATCAATTTTTCACGGAGCGCTGACATGACTGTAATGAGGAGGAGGGCGAGCATCGAGCAGCGAGAGAATCTCACTGTTTCTCCTATTTAATATTTATGGGAATGAATTGGAAaacccccctcacacacacacacacacacacacacacacacacacacacacacacacacacacacacacacacacacagattgagaTTTTGCAGATGATGTAACGTTGTTCGTCTCATCAGCTGATCTGATGAAATATGAAATTATTGGATGTAAAGTTTGTGGAGGatctttttgaaatgttttttccctGAACTGATGttggagacacaaacacacgtgtGAGTAAAGCTCTGAGATCGGCCGTTACTCCGTCTGTACGATCACATTTTACTGTTAAATACAGAACGTCAAACATCAGATCTCGAAGGACTCAAAGTGAAAGACCTGCATCATCTTCAAACAACAATCTCCATCCATGCGAGCAGCTGTGTGAAACCCCTAGCATGGCTTCAGCTAGCATTCTGAGCTAACTGCTAACGTGGGCTAAATGAACCTTTTCATGGCGTCATACGCTCACAGTGACAACGCTTTAGATTCATCTGATGACGATGCAGATTTTGAAAGTGTTGGATGCATGTTGACCTCGACATGTTGTGTGACGTTACCTCATAGGATGTAATAAAgtgtcaaataaataataaagtaaagtgTGTGATCTGCTCTCACCTCCAGCAGCTCGTCTCCCACTCTGATTCGTCCGTCTCGAGCGGCCGGCCCGCCCTGATGGAGTCCCACCACGAAGATGCTGAGGCGGGATCGATCCCTGTTTCCCGCCAGGCTGAGACCCAAACCCTGCCgctccttctccagctccacACACAACAGCTCCCCCTGCAGGTCTCCATAACGCTCACACCAACGCTctacaggaggagaggaagcacTGATCAGCCTCGAGTCATGTCCTCTTCGTCCACTAGAGGGCGTTTGAGACCAGATTTTTACTATCATGACGTTAAAttaaaaaccaaagaaacagCCGTAAAAAATTTTTTATAGACTTATTAAGAGCCCGTTGTTGTTGCCTTGTGTGTCTCTATAAtacagctctgtgattggctgatgacCAGTCCAAGGtctaaccccgcctctcgcccaatgacagctgagatcggctccagcccccccatGACCACGAACGGGAACAAGCGGTttaagataatggatggattatATCATCAGATTCAAAGAGGCGGTAAAATACCtcctgagaggagaggacgaggaagtgAGGACATGAttaaagaggaagtgaaagacaggagcagaataaaataaaggataagAGGCGGGAAGAGACGAGGTGATGAGGTGACGAGGGAAGGAGACATGGCgtgaaggagatgaggaggaggatttaGGAGGTCATAGGGAGGAAGTAATGAAGAGGACAAACggaggaaatgaaaagagaggaggacgagaCGAGAGGCAAATTAAATCAGGTGTCAAACAAAACGCGGCTTAACCGCCcgtgaaataaacaacaaacagaggACATGAGGGAAATATTAATGTGAGATTAAGCAGCGTGCTTCAGtctgggaggggggaggggggggggggctcacacCAGCAGACATGATGGATGTTTAACTTTGTGCAGTTTTGACCTTTTCCTGAAATCTTAAAGCTGCAGACGAGCTGCGGCTCTGATGATAGGAacgtgtttttgtcttttgtaaaaaatgaaatctgcTCAGTTTGGAGCTTTAAAGGTCGCCGAGCAGTTATCTGAACATCCAGCGTTCAAGAGATCCGTCTCGTGTCTGAACAAAGAGAATCATCTCagagtgaagaaagaaaagctgctcctgattggtggaaaaaatttaaaaaactccAACGTCCTGACTTCAACGCCGAACCAAACGAGGAGTACCTGTGATGAGCCATAACATAAACCACACTGTCCCTGATAGGCTGTACTGGATGGCTGTCAAGCTAGTAAAGGGGGCGGGCCTTCCTGCCTGGTCGTACGGCCAATGGCTGGGGAGCCACCGTGTTGATTAGCTGAGGCGATAGGTGTGTAAGAAATGATTTGGACTGTGAGACGCCTCGTGGGAGTTTGGACGAGAGACTGTTTatctcttcctgtttttcttggGTTATAAAACTAAACTGTCATGGTGGAAAACACGTTGAACCCGAGCGGAGGGAGCTGGATCAGGGAGCGACACATCGCCGTGCACCCTTTACCTTAGCCGCAAGGAATTATACCACGGGCAGCAGACGCCTGAACGCCCTACACAACGATAATCTCAGGGTTTTGTTGTGAAGATATGATGTACGATGAACCAACAAGGAAGTGGCTCCTGCATCCCCTCAGGTCTGCACTGTGGTACAAACATCAGACAGTTTGGTTCACTGTGTCTGACAGGAGATCAGTCATTAGGGACTAGGGTTGGGAGCTGGAAGGTTGCCGGTTCACTTCCTGAACACTACAGAGACGCTCTGAAACAATTCAGCAAACCCTCCACTCTGACATCTGTGACAGTATGTgtacgtatttcagcttctgtgtgtgtagcaagatcttcttcttctgaacatCTCTGCATGACGGGAGACTAAAGGTCGTCAAAATGTTCTATAATTGAAGAACAGATATTCTCTCTGAGCTACATTCACAGCTCTCCAACAGAACCAGAGGATTATCTCTGATAGAGAAACGGTTAGCTAACTAcctaaagacacagagaacacatgggttcatttattcatttatctgACTGTCAAATCATTTTACTGGCTTCAACAAACAGGAACTTTAGTTAAAGTGTTTCCTGAATCAGATCTGAGCGTTACACATTCATTTGGACAGATGATGCATGTTAGaataatcagaaataaaaatattatctCTCTTTGATTTGTAGCTTTAATGAGCCGACAGATACTTctgaaaaatgtgaatgttgtGATGAATCTTTTAAGCAATGCATTTGGCAGGGGAATCTTAATTCCTTCTCTGTGTTTATTAATGAGCgaaagagtgagagggagaaggagagagggagagagagagagagagacagagagagagagcgaaagagagagagagaaagagagagagaaagagtgagagagagagagagagagagaaagagagagagagaaagagagagagagacagagagaaagagtgagagagagagagaaagagaaagagaaagagtgagagagagagaaagagtgagagagagagacagagagagagagagagagaaagagagagagagaaagagagaaagagtgagagagagagagaaagagaaagaaagagtgagagagagagaaagagtgagagagagagagagacagaaagagagagagagagagaaaaagagtgagAGGAAGCGGTGTCATGTCGGGTGAGATGATAAAgatacagggagagagagataacgATGACAAATGTAGAGAGAGCGACGGAgcgagaagaggaggagagcaatACAGTGAGATTGATGgagagtgaggagacacacagactcagctggaggtgtgtgtgtgtgtgtgtgtgtgtgtgtgtgtgtgtgtgtgtcatcatgtCT is a window of Labrus mixtus unplaced genomic scaffold, fLabMix1.1 SCAFFOLD_213, whole genome shotgun sequence DNA encoding:
- the LOC132960623 gene encoding inaD-like protein, with amino-acid sequence MLPPERWCERYGDLQGELLCVELEKERQGLGLSLAGNRDRSRLSIFVVGLHQGGPAARDGRIRVGDELLEINNQVLYGRSHQNASAIIKSAASKVKLILLR